One genomic window of Eriocheir sinensis breed Jianghai 21 chromosome 57, ASM2467909v1, whole genome shotgun sequence includes the following:
- the LOC126984570 gene encoding transformer-2 protein homolog alpha-like isoform X2, with the protein MSASPRHSVNGASPVRERSRDPSFSRSRSRSYDRKPEAYKSSSSRRSGSPRYYREDRYRYDKYSSSTSSSRRRTSRSPSPSYSRGHRSNRSPMSNRRRHHGSREDPNPSNCLGVFGLSLYTTERELHHLFSKYGPVTKVQVVLDAKTGRSRGFSFIYFENTEDATEAKEQCSGMEIDGRRIRVDYSITERAHTPTPGIYMGRPTYSNYGRRGGGSGGGGGGGGGGRYGGGGGGGGSGGGGYGGRRRSPSPYHRGASNRRSYRSRSRSDSPRRYSRY; encoded by the exons ATGAGTGCGTCGCCGCGCCACAGCGTCAACGGCGCTTCACCAGTCCGGGAGAGGTCACGCGACCCCTCCTTCTCACGCTCCAG GTCAAGGTCATACGATAGGAAGCCTGAAGCGTACAAATCCTCGTCCTCGCGCCGCTCCGGGTCACCGCGCTACTACCGAGAGGATCGTTACCGCTATGACaaatactcctcctccacctcctcctcccgtcgCCGCACCTCACGCTCCCCCTCGCCCTCCTACTCCAGGGGCCACCGGAGCAATAG GTCACCCATGTCCAACCGGCGGCGTCACCATGGCAGCCGCGAGGACCCTAACCCGAGCAACTGTCTTGGGGTGTTTGGGCTGAGTCTGTACACCACGGAGagggag CTTCATCACCTGTTCAGCAAATATGGACCAGTGACGAAGGTTCAGGTGGTGCTGGACGCCAAg aCTGGGCGTTCCCGCGGATTCTCGTTCATCTACTTCGAGAACACCGAGGACGCGACGGAGGCCAAGGAACAGTGCTCGGGGATGGAGATTGATGGGCGACGCATCCGAGTTGACTATTCCATTACGGAGCGTGCCCACACACCAACCCCGGGCATCTACATGGGACGGCCGAccta CTCCAACTACGGCAGGcgaggcggcggcagcggcggcggtggaggcggtggtggtggcggtcggtatggcggaggaggtggcggaggcggcagcggcggtggcggtTATGGCGGGCGCCGTCGGTCGCCTTCCCCATACCACCGCGGGGCCTCAAACCGTCGGTCCTACAGGTCACGGTCGCGGTCGGATTCCCCTC GTCGATACAGCCGATATTGA
- the LOC126984570 gene encoding transformer-2 protein homolog alpha-like isoform X1: protein MSASPRHSVNGASPVRERSRDPSFSRSRSRSYDRKPEAYKSSSSRRSGSPRYYREDRYRYDKYSSSTSSSRRRTSRSPSPSYSRGHRSNRSPMSNRRRHHGSREDPNPSNCLGVFGLSLYTTERELHHLFSKYGPVTKVQVVLDAKTGRSRGFSFIYFENTEDATEAKEQCSGMEIDGRRIRVDYSITERAHTPTPGIYMGRPTYSNYGRRGGGSGGGGGGGGGGRYGGGGGGGGSGGGGYGGRRRSPSPYHRGASNRRSYRSRSRSDSPRLKKGGVLVNVGR from the exons ATGAGTGCGTCGCCGCGCCACAGCGTCAACGGCGCTTCACCAGTCCGGGAGAGGTCACGCGACCCCTCCTTCTCACGCTCCAG GTCAAGGTCATACGATAGGAAGCCTGAAGCGTACAAATCCTCGTCCTCGCGCCGCTCCGGGTCACCGCGCTACTACCGAGAGGATCGTTACCGCTATGACaaatactcctcctccacctcctcctcccgtcgCCGCACCTCACGCTCCCCCTCGCCCTCCTACTCCAGGGGCCACCGGAGCAATAG GTCACCCATGTCCAACCGGCGGCGTCACCATGGCAGCCGCGAGGACCCTAACCCGAGCAACTGTCTTGGGGTGTTTGGGCTGAGTCTGTACACCACGGAGagggag CTTCATCACCTGTTCAGCAAATATGGACCAGTGACGAAGGTTCAGGTGGTGCTGGACGCCAAg aCTGGGCGTTCCCGCGGATTCTCGTTCATCTACTTCGAGAACACCGAGGACGCGACGGAGGCCAAGGAACAGTGCTCGGGGATGGAGATTGATGGGCGACGCATCCGAGTTGACTATTCCATTACGGAGCGTGCCCACACACCAACCCCGGGCATCTACATGGGACGGCCGAccta CTCCAACTACGGCAGGcgaggcggcggcagcggcggcggtggaggcggtggtggtggcggtcggtatggcggaggaggtggcggaggcggcagcggcggtggcggtTATGGCGGGCGCCGTCGGTCGCCTTCCCCATACCACCGCGGGGCCTCAAACCGTCGGTCCTACAGGTCACGGTCGCGGTCGGATTCCCCTC